Proteins encoded within one genomic window of Siniperca chuatsi isolate FFG_IHB_CAS linkage group LG4, ASM2008510v1, whole genome shotgun sequence:
- the siah1 gene encoding E3 ubiquitin-protein ligase Siah1 isoform X2 yields the protein MDEEMSRQTATALPTGTSKCPPSQRVPTLSGTTASNSDLASLFECPVCFDYVLPPILQCQSGHLVCSNCRPKLTCCPTCRGPLGSIRNLAMEKVANSVLFPCKYASSGCEVTLPHTDKTEHEELCEFRPYSCPCPGASCKWQGSLDAVMPHLMHQHKSITTLQGEDIVFLATDINLPGAVDWVMMQSCFGFHFMLVLEKQEKYDGHQQFFAIVQLIGTRKQAENFAYRLELNGHRRRLTWEATPRSIHEGIATAIMNSDCLVFDTSIAQLFAENGNLGINVTISMC from the exons ATGGACGAAG AAATGAGTCGCCAGACTGCCACCGCGCTGCCCACAGGAACCTCCAAGTGCCCCCCCTCCCAGCGCGTGCCCACCCTGTCAGGCACCACTGCCTCCAACAGTGACCTGGCCAGCCTGTTTGAGTGTCCTGTCTGCTTCGACTATGTCCTTCCCCCCATCCTGCAGTGCCAGTCCGGACACCTG GTATGCTCCAACTGCCGGCCCAAGCTCACGTGCTGCCCTACCTGCCGAGGCCCCCTGGGCTCCATCAGGAACCTGGCTATGGAGAAGGTGGCTAACTCTGTCCTCTTCCCCTGCAAGTACGCCTCATCGGGCTGCGAAGTCACCCTGCCTCACACCGACAAGACGGAGCATGAAGAGCTGTGCGAGTTTCGGCCATACTCCTGCCCCTGCCCCGGCGCCTCCTGCAAATGGCAGGGCTCCCTGGACGCTGTCATGCCTCATCTGATGCACCAGCACAAGTCCATCACTACACTGCAG gGGGAGGACATTGTGTTCTTGGCCACAGACATCAACCTGCCAGGTGCAGTGGACTGGGTAATGATGCAGTCCTGCTTCGGCTTTCACTTCATGCTGGTGCTGGAGAAGCAGGAGAAGTACGATGGCCACCAGCAGTTCTTCGCCATTGTGCAGCTCATCGGGACTCGCAAGCAGGCGGAGAACTTCGCCTACAGGCTGGAGCTCAACGGGCACCGGCGCCGCCTGACCTGGGAGGCCACGCCGCGCTCCATCCACGAGGGCATAGCCACGGCCATCATGAACAGCGACTGCCTGGTGTTCGACACGTCCATCGCACAGCTTTTTGCCGAGAACGGCAACCTGGGCATCAACGTCACCATCTCCATGTGCTAA
- the siah1 gene encoding E3 ubiquitin-protein ligase Siah1 isoform X3: protein MSRQTATALPTGTSKCPPSQRVPTLSGTTASNSDLASLFECPVCFDYVLPPILQCQSGHLVCSNCRPKLTCCPTCRGPLGSIRNLAMEKVANSVLFPCKYASSGCEVTLPHTDKTEHEELCEFRPYSCPCPGASCKWQGSLDAVMPHLMHQHKSITTLQGEDIVFLATDINLPGAVDWVMMQSCFGFHFMLVLEKQEKYDGHQQFFAIVQLIGTRKQAENFAYRLELNGHRRRLTWEATPRSIHEGIATAIMNSDCLVFDTSIAQLFAENGNLGINVTISMC, encoded by the exons ATGAGTCGCCAGACTGCCACCGCGCTGCCCACAGGAACCTCCAAGTGCCCCCCCTCCCAGCGCGTGCCCACCCTGTCAGGCACCACTGCCTCCAACAGTGACCTGGCCAGCCTGTTTGAGTGTCCTGTCTGCTTCGACTATGTCCTTCCCCCCATCCTGCAGTGCCAGTCCGGACACCTG GTATGCTCCAACTGCCGGCCCAAGCTCACGTGCTGCCCTACCTGCCGAGGCCCCCTGGGCTCCATCAGGAACCTGGCTATGGAGAAGGTGGCTAACTCTGTCCTCTTCCCCTGCAAGTACGCCTCATCGGGCTGCGAAGTCACCCTGCCTCACACCGACAAGACGGAGCATGAAGAGCTGTGCGAGTTTCGGCCATACTCCTGCCCCTGCCCCGGCGCCTCCTGCAAATGGCAGGGCTCCCTGGACGCTGTCATGCCTCATCTGATGCACCAGCACAAGTCCATCACTACACTGCAG gGGGAGGACATTGTGTTCTTGGCCACAGACATCAACCTGCCAGGTGCAGTGGACTGGGTAATGATGCAGTCCTGCTTCGGCTTTCACTTCATGCTGGTGCTGGAGAAGCAGGAGAAGTACGATGGCCACCAGCAGTTCTTCGCCATTGTGCAGCTCATCGGGACTCGCAAGCAGGCGGAGAACTTCGCCTACAGGCTGGAGCTCAACGGGCACCGGCGCCGCCTGACCTGGGAGGCCACGCCGCGCTCCATCCACGAGGGCATAGCCACGGCCATCATGAACAGCGACTGCCTGGTGTTCGACACGTCCATCGCACAGCTTTTTGCCGAGAACGGCAACCTGGGCATCAACGTCACCATCTCCATGTGCTAA
- the siah1 gene encoding E3 ubiquitin-protein ligase Siah1 isoform X1, with protein sequence MSLVQVKSKPASVALQAPPWNSLFRLFSCVSTRNVHRTKEVPTFQEKTKALFGNLMDEEMSRQTATALPTGTSKCPPSQRVPTLSGTTASNSDLASLFECPVCFDYVLPPILQCQSGHLVCSNCRPKLTCCPTCRGPLGSIRNLAMEKVANSVLFPCKYASSGCEVTLPHTDKTEHEELCEFRPYSCPCPGASCKWQGSLDAVMPHLMHQHKSITTLQGEDIVFLATDINLPGAVDWVMMQSCFGFHFMLVLEKQEKYDGHQQFFAIVQLIGTRKQAENFAYRLELNGHRRRLTWEATPRSIHEGIATAIMNSDCLVFDTSIAQLFAENGNLGINVTISMC encoded by the exons ATGTCTCTGGTCCAAGTGAAATCGAAGCCGGCTAGCGTAGCACTGCAAGCCCCGCCCTGGAACTCCTTGTTCAGACTCTTCTCGTGTGTATCTACAAGGAATGTGCACAGGACTAAAG AGGTCCCCACATTTCAAGAGAAGACGAAAGCCTTATTTGGAAATCTTATGGACGAAG AAATGAGTCGCCAGACTGCCACCGCGCTGCCCACAGGAACCTCCAAGTGCCCCCCCTCCCAGCGCGTGCCCACCCTGTCAGGCACCACTGCCTCCAACAGTGACCTGGCCAGCCTGTTTGAGTGTCCTGTCTGCTTCGACTATGTCCTTCCCCCCATCCTGCAGTGCCAGTCCGGACACCTG GTATGCTCCAACTGCCGGCCCAAGCTCACGTGCTGCCCTACCTGCCGAGGCCCCCTGGGCTCCATCAGGAACCTGGCTATGGAGAAGGTGGCTAACTCTGTCCTCTTCCCCTGCAAGTACGCCTCATCGGGCTGCGAAGTCACCCTGCCTCACACCGACAAGACGGAGCATGAAGAGCTGTGCGAGTTTCGGCCATACTCCTGCCCCTGCCCCGGCGCCTCCTGCAAATGGCAGGGCTCCCTGGACGCTGTCATGCCTCATCTGATGCACCAGCACAAGTCCATCACTACACTGCAG gGGGAGGACATTGTGTTCTTGGCCACAGACATCAACCTGCCAGGTGCAGTGGACTGGGTAATGATGCAGTCCTGCTTCGGCTTTCACTTCATGCTGGTGCTGGAGAAGCAGGAGAAGTACGATGGCCACCAGCAGTTCTTCGCCATTGTGCAGCTCATCGGGACTCGCAAGCAGGCGGAGAACTTCGCCTACAGGCTGGAGCTCAACGGGCACCGGCGCCGCCTGACCTGGGAGGCCACGCCGCGCTCCATCCACGAGGGCATAGCCACGGCCATCATGAACAGCGACTGCCTGGTGTTCGACACGTCCATCGCACAGCTTTTTGCCGAGAACGGCAACCTGGGCATCAACGTCACCATCTCCATGTGCTAA